The following coding sequences lie in one Myxococcus xanthus genomic window:
- a CDS encoding ABC transporter permease encodes MTFFDSIAADVRFALRTFRRSPGFVAAAVLCLALGIGANAVIFSVVHGVLLRPLPYAEPERLVSLVEVRPQGYGGPVSWPTFWAWRQHSPAFEHMAAFTGGGVTLQAQDAPERLQALRGTADFFTVHGVPPLLGRTFAIDEDLPGQAPVAVLSERLWRARFGADPAVLGRSVSLDGLAHTVIGVMPASFDASTDVWLPLVAPPDAAARTRSTVLTLRARLAPGVSLASAEAQLKQVAANSAAAQAESHRDRSARVIPLDESQTQSWRAPLQVLLGAVALVLLIACTNVANLLLARAGTRRRELAVRLALGAGRARVVQQLLVESLLLAVLGGVLASLLARWGLDALLALAPESLPRRQDIALDGTAFLFLLGITSVSGLAFGLLPALQVSRLDVRGGLAAAGDGSTVPGFGRRLGASLVVVEIALSLVLLVGAGLLGRGFLHLLGTSTGLAPGQVLTLHLSIPDDRFFKDGALDAELPGRLLEPVLEAVRALPGVTAAGMTSVLPIQRAWNNARYQVEGTPLPEPGDEPRAERRATSPGYFAAMGIPLRQGRDFTSLDAAPDQPGVVIVNETLARRHFPAGGALGHRLRIGATPYTIVGVVGDVRQAGLERDPLAEFHVPHGRPWGDDGLVLVTRTSVPPETLLPAIREAIRRVDGTVPVYRALTLEQVISQSLAMRRLVLGLLGGFAVLAVLLAAYGLYGVISLRVAQRTRELGVRMALGARPADVLRLVLGQGAGMTAVGLGVGLGAALALSQVLASQLHGVSARDPWTFGAVAALLAAVALLACWVPARRATRMDPLQALRKE; translated from the coding sequence GCACCTTCCGCCGCTCGCCCGGTTTCGTCGCGGCCGCCGTGCTGTGCCTTGCGCTGGGCATTGGCGCCAACGCCGTCATCTTCAGCGTGGTCCACGGAGTCCTCCTCCGGCCGCTGCCGTACGCGGAACCGGAGCGGCTGGTCAGCCTCGTCGAGGTGCGCCCCCAGGGCTATGGCGGCCCGGTGTCCTGGCCCACGTTCTGGGCCTGGCGCCAACACAGCCCAGCCTTCGAGCACATGGCGGCGTTCACAGGCGGCGGCGTCACCCTCCAGGCCCAGGATGCGCCTGAACGCCTCCAGGCTCTTCGCGGAACGGCTGACTTCTTCACGGTTCATGGCGTGCCGCCCTTGCTGGGCCGGACTTTCGCAATCGACGAGGACCTGCCCGGCCAAGCCCCGGTCGCGGTCCTCAGTGAGCGTCTCTGGCGCGCCCGTTTCGGCGCTGACCCGGCCGTCCTCGGCCGTTCCGTGAGCCTGGATGGTCTGGCCCACACCGTCATTGGCGTGATGCCCGCGTCTTTCGACGCGTCCACGGACGTCTGGCTGCCCCTGGTGGCTCCGCCGGACGCCGCCGCCCGGACCCGGTCCACGGTGCTGACCCTCCGGGCCCGCCTGGCGCCAGGCGTCTCGCTGGCCTCCGCCGAGGCCCAGCTGAAGCAAGTCGCCGCGAACTCCGCGGCGGCCCAGGCGGAATCCCACCGGGACCGGAGCGCCCGGGTCATTCCGCTCGACGAAAGCCAGACACAGTCCTGGCGGGCTCCGCTCCAGGTCTTGCTCGGAGCCGTCGCCCTGGTGCTCCTCATCGCGTGTACGAACGTCGCGAATCTGCTGCTGGCCCGCGCCGGCACCCGGCGGCGCGAACTGGCCGTTCGCCTGGCCCTGGGCGCTGGCCGGGCCCGGGTCGTCCAGCAGCTCCTGGTCGAAAGCCTCCTGCTGGCGGTTCTGGGCGGCGTGCTGGCCTCATTGCTGGCGCGTTGGGGCCTGGACGCGCTGCTCGCCCTGGCGCCGGAGAGCCTGCCCCGGCGTCAGGACATCGCGTTGGACGGCACGGCCTTCCTGTTCCTCCTCGGAATCACCAGCGTCAGCGGCCTGGCCTTCGGGCTGCTTCCGGCCCTCCAGGTCTCCCGGCTGGACGTCCGTGGTGGGCTCGCCGCCGCGGGCGATGGCAGCACGGTGCCGGGCTTCGGCCGTCGCCTGGGGGCCTCGCTGGTCGTTGTGGAGATCGCCCTATCGCTGGTGCTGCTCGTCGGCGCGGGCCTGCTCGGACGGGGCTTCCTGCACCTGCTGGGGACTTCCACCGGACTTGCCCCCGGCCAGGTACTCACGCTGCACCTGTCCATCCCAGACGACCGGTTCTTCAAGGACGGCGCCCTGGACGCGGAGCTTCCGGGACGGCTCCTGGAGCCGGTGCTGGAGGCGGTTCGCGCGCTCCCGGGCGTCACTGCGGCGGGTATGACGTCCGTGCTCCCCATCCAACGGGCCTGGAACAACGCTCGGTATCAGGTCGAAGGAACTCCTCTGCCAGAGCCCGGCGACGAACCTCGCGCCGAGCGCCGCGCCACCAGTCCGGGCTACTTCGCCGCCATGGGCATCCCCCTGCGCCAGGGGCGCGATTTCACGTCCCTGGACGCCGCGCCGGACCAGCCCGGCGTGGTCATCGTCAACGAAACCCTGGCCCGCCGGCACTTTCCGGCAGGAGGTGCCCTGGGCCACCGGCTGCGCATCGGGGCGACGCCGTACACCATCGTCGGCGTCGTGGGCGATGTCCGCCAGGCGGGACTGGAGCGCGACCCCTTGGCCGAGTTCCACGTCCCCCATGGCAGGCCCTGGGGCGATGACGGGCTCGTCCTGGTGACGCGCACGTCGGTGCCGCCGGAGACGCTGCTGCCGGCCATCCGGGAGGCCATCCGCCGCGTGGATGGCACCGTGCCCGTCTACCGGGCGCTCACCCTGGAACAGGTCATCTCGCAATCCCTGGCGATGCGCAGGCTCGTCCTGGGGCTGCTCGGCGGTTTTGCGGTCCTCGCCGTCCTGCTCGCCGCTTACGGCCTCTATGGGGTCATCTCGCTCCGGGTCGCCCAGCGCACGAGGGAGCTGGGCGTCCGGATGGCGCTCGGTGCCCGGCCCGCGGACGTGCTCCGGCTCGTCCTGGGCCAGGGCGCGGGCATGACGGCCGTGGGCCTCGGGGTGGGACTTGGGGCGGCGCTGGCCCTGTCCCAGGTGCTCGCAAGCCAGCTTCACGGCGTCAGCGCTCGGGATCCGTGGACGTTCGGGGCCGTGGCGGCGCTGCTCGCGGCCGTGGCGTTGCTCGCCTGCTGGGTTCCGGCCCGGCGGGCGACGCGAATGGACCCGCTTCAGGCGCTCCGGAAGGAATGA
- a CDS encoding S46 family peptidase yields the protein MKRLFVIATLLGAAPAMADEGMWTYNNFPSAKVKEKYGFEPSQQWLDNVRLSSARLAGGCSASFVSANGLVMTNHHCARGCIDQLSTAKKDYIANGFYAKAQAEETQCPAMEINQLVKITDVTETLNKATQGLTGKKYADTLKAKMSELEQACSAGNAKARCDVVTLYQGGQYNLYEYKRFQDVRLVMAPEHAIAFFGGDPDNFEFPRYDLDVTFLRVYEDGKPATTNNFFKWSDKGAQEGELTFISGHPGRTSRGLTIAELEFQRDVVLPKTLMTLSEMRGMLTEFGRRGAEQRRISTNLLFGVENSVKALKGRHEALLDKTFFAQKVAAEQDLRKKVEANPEMQKKYAAAWDEIAKAQAQLRNIRQDLTFMENSGGLSSTLFQVARTLVRGAEELPKANGERLREFNQANVPALEAQLFSPAPVYPELEIARLTFGLTKMREELGSDHPFVKKVLGKESPEKLAARLVKGTKLRDVKARQALYKGGKAAIAASKDPMIQLAVAVDPDMRAIRKTYEENVESIIRKNSELVAKSKFEIYGTNQYPDATFSLRLSYGAVKGYSENGKQVSPITQMAGTFEHATGEEPFALPKSWLKNEKALDGTTPMNFVSTNDIIGGNSGSPVINKDAEIVGIVFDGNIQSLGGEYGFDESVNRSVSVHSQAIIESLTKIYGATRLLEELRPGSTKVPPVKASPAK from the coding sequence ATGAAGCGTTTGTTCGTGATTGCCACCCTCCTCGGCGCGGCTCCCGCGATGGCCGACGAGGGCATGTGGACCTACAACAACTTTCCCTCCGCGAAGGTGAAGGAGAAGTACGGCTTCGAGCCTTCCCAGCAGTGGCTGGACAACGTGCGCCTGTCCTCGGCGCGTCTGGCGGGCGGATGCTCGGCCAGCTTCGTGTCCGCCAACGGCCTGGTGATGACGAATCACCACTGCGCGCGCGGCTGTATCGACCAGCTCTCCACGGCGAAGAAGGACTACATCGCCAACGGCTTCTACGCGAAGGCGCAGGCCGAGGAGACCCAGTGTCCGGCGATGGAGATCAACCAGCTGGTCAAGATCACCGACGTCACGGAGACGCTGAACAAGGCCACCCAGGGCCTGACCGGTAAGAAGTACGCCGACACGCTGAAGGCGAAGATGTCCGAGCTGGAGCAGGCCTGCTCCGCCGGCAACGCCAAGGCGCGTTGTGACGTCGTCACCCTGTACCAGGGCGGCCAGTACAACCTCTACGAGTACAAGCGCTTCCAGGACGTCCGCCTGGTGATGGCGCCCGAGCACGCCATCGCGTTCTTCGGCGGCGACCCGGACAACTTCGAGTTCCCCCGCTACGACCTCGACGTGACGTTCCTGCGCGTCTACGAGGACGGCAAGCCGGCGACGACGAACAACTTCTTCAAGTGGTCCGACAAGGGCGCTCAGGAAGGCGAGCTGACCTTCATCTCCGGCCACCCGGGCCGCACCTCGCGTGGCCTCACCATCGCGGAGCTGGAGTTCCAGCGTGACGTGGTGCTGCCCAAGACGCTGATGACGCTCTCCGAGATGCGCGGCATGCTGACCGAGTTCGGCCGCCGTGGCGCCGAGCAGCGCCGCATCTCCACCAACCTGCTGTTCGGCGTGGAGAACTCGGTGAAGGCGCTCAAGGGCCGTCACGAGGCCCTGCTGGACAAGACGTTCTTCGCGCAGAAGGTCGCTGCGGAGCAGGACCTGCGCAAGAAGGTCGAAGCCAACCCGGAGATGCAGAAGAAGTACGCCGCGGCGTGGGATGAGATCGCCAAGGCCCAGGCGCAGCTGCGCAACATCCGTCAGGACCTGACGTTCATGGAGAACAGCGGCGGCCTGTCCTCCACTCTCTTCCAGGTGGCCCGCACGCTGGTGCGCGGCGCCGAGGAGCTCCCGAAGGCGAACGGCGAGCGCCTGCGTGAGTTCAACCAGGCCAACGTCCCGGCGCTGGAGGCCCAGCTGTTCAGCCCGGCTCCCGTCTACCCGGAGCTGGAGATTGCCCGCCTGACGTTCGGCCTCACCAAGATGCGCGAGGAACTGGGCTCCGACCACCCCTTCGTGAAGAAGGTGCTGGGCAAGGAGTCCCCCGAGAAGCTGGCCGCGCGGCTGGTGAAGGGCACCAAGCTGCGTGACGTGAAGGCCCGCCAGGCGCTGTACAAGGGCGGCAAGGCGGCCATCGCGGCGTCCAAGGACCCGATGATTCAGCTGGCCGTCGCGGTGGACCCGGACATGCGCGCCATCCGCAAGACGTACGAGGAGAACGTCGAGTCCATCATCCGCAAGAACAGCGAGCTGGTGGCCAAGTCCAAGTTCGAGATCTACGGCACCAACCAGTACCCGGACGCGACGTTCAGCCTGCGCCTGTCCTACGGCGCGGTGAAGGGCTACTCGGAGAACGGCAAGCAGGTCAGCCCCATCACCCAGATGGCGGGCACCTTCGAGCACGCCACGGGTGAGGAGCCCTTCGCGCTGCCGAAGTCCTGGCTGAAGAACGAGAAGGCGCTGGACGGCACCACGCCGATGAACTTCGTCTCCACCAACGACATCATCGGCGGCAACTCCGGCTCGCCGGTCATCAACAAGGACGCGGAGATCGTCGGCATCGTGTTCGACGGCAACATCCAGTCCCTGGGCGGCGAGTACGGCTTCGACGAGAGCGTCAACCGCTCGGTCAGCGTCCACAGCCAGGCCATCATCGAGTCGCTGACGAAGATCTACGGCGCCACGCGGCTGCTCGAGGAGCTGCGCCCGGGCAGCACCAAGGTCCCGCCCGTGAAGGCCAGCCCGGCGAAGTAA
- the guaA gene encoding glutamine-hydrolyzing GMP synthase, whose amino-acid sequence MDLHAEKILILDFGSQYTQLIARRVRELGVYCEIHRPDLPAEDIRKYAPRGIILSGGPASVEAPDSPRCDPFVFEAGVPVLGICYGLQLTAKLLGGKIDRSAHREFGNAEVEVLARRGPFAEFTPGDRVQVWMSHGDRVEALPPGFEAIGRSGNSPFAATAHTTKPWFGVQFHPEVVHTPQGKAMLRAFVFNECKVSGSWTMKGFIDEAVGTIRRQVGEHGRVICALSGGVDSSVAALLLHRAIGPRLQCIFVDNGVLRQNERAQVEALFVDRFHVPLKTVDARQRFLDKLAGVTDPEKKRKIIGREFIAVFEEASRDVQDAEFLAQGTLYPDVIESVSYKGPSVTIKSHHNVGGLPETMKLKLVEPLRELFKDEVRALGRELGLPDEMVSRQPFPGPGLAIRVLGEVTEQRLELVRRADAIVQEEIRSAGLYKEVWQAFAVLLPVQSVGVMGDERTYESTCVLRAVTSVDGMTADWARLPFPVLERISTRITNEVRGINRVAYDISSKPPATIEWE is encoded by the coding sequence GTGGACCTGCACGCCGAAAAAATCCTGATCCTCGATTTCGGGAGCCAGTACACCCAGCTCATCGCCCGGCGCGTCCGCGAGCTGGGCGTCTATTGCGAAATCCACCGCCCGGACCTCCCGGCGGAGGACATCCGCAAGTACGCTCCCCGCGGCATCATCCTCTCTGGCGGCCCGGCGTCCGTGGAGGCCCCGGACTCCCCCCGGTGCGACCCGTTCGTCTTCGAAGCCGGCGTCCCCGTGCTGGGCATCTGCTACGGCCTCCAGCTCACCGCCAAGCTGCTGGGCGGCAAGATTGACCGGAGCGCCCACCGCGAGTTCGGCAACGCGGAGGTGGAGGTGCTGGCCCGCCGCGGCCCCTTCGCCGAGTTCACCCCCGGGGACAGAGTCCAGGTCTGGATGAGCCACGGCGACCGGGTGGAGGCGCTGCCCCCCGGCTTCGAGGCCATTGGCCGCAGCGGCAATTCGCCCTTCGCCGCCACCGCCCACACGACGAAGCCCTGGTTCGGCGTCCAGTTCCACCCGGAGGTGGTCCACACGCCGCAGGGCAAGGCCATGCTGCGCGCCTTCGTCTTCAACGAGTGCAAGGTCAGCGGCTCGTGGACGATGAAGGGCTTCATCGACGAGGCCGTGGGCACCATCCGCCGCCAGGTGGGTGAGCACGGCCGGGTCATCTGCGCGCTGTCGGGCGGCGTGGACAGCTCCGTGGCCGCGCTGCTGCTGCACCGGGCCATTGGCCCCCGGCTGCAGTGCATCTTCGTGGACAACGGGGTGCTGCGGCAGAACGAGCGCGCCCAGGTGGAGGCGCTCTTCGTGGACCGCTTCCACGTCCCGCTGAAGACGGTGGATGCCCGCCAGCGCTTCCTGGACAAGCTGGCCGGGGTGACGGACCCGGAGAAGAAGCGGAAGATCATCGGCCGCGAGTTCATCGCCGTGTTCGAGGAGGCCTCGCGCGACGTGCAGGACGCGGAGTTCCTGGCCCAGGGCACGCTGTACCCGGACGTCATCGAGTCCGTGTCGTACAAGGGCCCCTCCGTCACCATCAAGAGCCACCACAACGTGGGCGGCCTGCCGGAGACGATGAAGCTCAAGCTGGTGGAGCCGCTGCGCGAGCTCTTCAAGGACGAGGTCCGCGCCCTGGGCCGCGAGCTGGGGCTGCCGGATGAGATGGTGTCCCGCCAGCCATTCCCCGGCCCGGGTCTGGCCATCCGCGTCCTGGGTGAAGTCACCGAGCAGCGCCTGGAGCTGGTGCGGCGCGCGGATGCCATCGTCCAGGAGGAGATTCGCAGCGCCGGCCTCTACAAGGAGGTGTGGCAGGCCTTCGCGGTGCTGCTGCCGGTGCAGAGCGTGGGCGTCATGGGCGACGAGCGCACCTACGAGTCCACCTGCGTGCTGCGCGCCGTCACCAGCGTGGACGGCATGACTGCGGACTGGGCCCGGCTGCCGTTCCCCGTGCTGGAGCGCATCTCCACGCGCATCACCAACGAGGTGCGCGGCATCAACCGCGTCGCCTACGACATCTCGTCCAAGCCCCCCGCGACCATCGAATGGGAGTAG
- the guaB gene encoding IMP dehydrogenase translates to MLNPDIRLALTFDDVLLVPGESSVVPKDVDLTTRLTRNLRLNIPLLSAAMDTVTESRTAIAMAQEGGIGVIHKNMTPEQQALEVLKVKKFESGMVVDPVTIEPEAPLGRALELMRLHGVSGIPVVKGQRLVGIVTSRDVRFETNFTQTVESMMTRKLVTGREGITQEDAQKLLHEHRIEKLLVVNEAFELKGLITIKDIEKRRTHPNAAKDGMGRLLCAAAVGVSADREARVEALIKAGVDVIVVDTAHGHSTAVLDGVRDTRKNFQGFELIAGNVATAEATRALIQAGVDAVKVGIGPGSICTTRVVAGVGVPQVTAVDDCVREAQKHDVPVISDGGIKYSGDIVKALAAGANTVMVGSLFAGTEESPGDVILYQGRSYKSYRGMGSLGAMKQGAKDRYFQADVEAVKLVPEGIEGRVPYKGTLAMNVHQMLGGIRSGMGYVGCRTIDELRTQATFVRITSAGLKESHVHDVIITEEAPNYRVG, encoded by the coding sequence ATGCTCAACCCCGATATCCGGCTCGCCCTCACCTTCGACGACGTCCTCCTGGTCCCGGGCGAGAGCTCGGTCGTCCCCAAGGACGTCGACCTGACGACCCGGCTCACCCGCAATCTCCGTCTCAACATCCCCCTCCTGTCGGCGGCCATGGACACCGTCACGGAGTCCCGGACCGCCATCGCCATGGCCCAGGAGGGCGGGATTGGTGTCATCCACAAGAACATGACGCCCGAGCAGCAGGCGCTCGAGGTCCTCAAGGTCAAGAAGTTCGAAAGCGGCATGGTGGTGGACCCCGTCACCATCGAACCGGAGGCCCCGCTGGGCCGCGCGCTGGAGCTGATGCGCCTTCACGGCGTGTCCGGCATCCCGGTGGTGAAGGGCCAGCGGCTGGTAGGCATCGTCACCAGCCGCGACGTGCGCTTCGAGACCAACTTCACCCAGACGGTGGAGTCGATGATGACGCGCAAGCTCGTCACCGGCCGCGAAGGCATCACGCAGGAAGATGCGCAGAAGCTGCTGCACGAGCACCGCATCGAGAAGCTCCTCGTCGTCAACGAGGCCTTCGAGCTCAAGGGCCTCATCACCATCAAGGACATCGAGAAGCGCCGCACGCACCCCAACGCGGCCAAGGACGGCATGGGCCGCCTGCTGTGCGCCGCCGCCGTGGGTGTGTCCGCGGACCGCGAGGCCCGCGTGGAGGCGCTCATCAAGGCCGGCGTGGACGTCATCGTCGTGGACACCGCGCACGGTCACTCCACCGCGGTGCTGGATGGCGTGCGCGACACCCGGAAGAACTTCCAGGGCTTCGAGCTCATCGCCGGCAACGTCGCCACCGCCGAGGCCACCCGCGCGCTCATCCAGGCGGGCGTGGACGCGGTGAAGGTGGGCATCGGCCCCGGCTCCATCTGCACCACCCGTGTGGTGGCCGGCGTGGGCGTGCCCCAGGTGACGGCCGTGGATGACTGCGTCCGCGAGGCCCAGAAGCACGACGTGCCCGTCATCTCCGACGGCGGCATCAAGTACTCGGGCGACATCGTCAAGGCGCTGGCGGCGGGCGCCAACACGGTGATGGTCGGCTCGCTCTTCGCCGGCACCGAGGAGTCCCCGGGCGACGTCATCCTGTACCAGGGCCGCAGCTACAAGAGCTACCGCGGCATGGGCAGCCTGGGCGCCATGAAGCAGGGCGCCAAGGATCGCTACTTCCAGGCGGACGTGGAGGCCGTGAAGTTGGTGCCCGAGGGCATCGAGGGCCGCGTGCCGTACAAGGGCACCCTGGCGATGAACGTCCACCAGATGCTGGGCGGCATCCGCAGCGGCATGGGCTACGTGGGCTGCCGCACCATCGACGAGCTGCGCACCCAGGCCACCTTCGTCCGCATCACCTCGGCCGGGCTCAAGGAGAGCCACGTGCACGACGTCATCATCACCGAGGAAGCGCCGAACTACCGCGTCGGGTAG
- a CDS encoding TIGR02266 family protein: protein MTDSNQGAVGLVVKLPFATPEEFLAKYGPNVTRGGIYLRARAVKPPGTAVTLDLKLAGGERIIYAAAVVHYVTGQGGPGVLGMGLRFLNADAPTRRLLDSLVVTLPHAQSDVPPVPPNVGPPDYTVPPTEQTPVALAAELFAPAPVPGSASAEAPAAPPQMISNAALNLSSEDPKRAGVVIGIDLGTTNSCAAYVRNGKPGVLPSREGHNTVPSIIAVNTRGKLVVGHPAKGQMLTNPRQTVYGAKRLVGRPFASLVVEQIKDRFHYEIAASENGDAGVKLGEHVYTLQQISALILREVREVAQNQLGHQVSRAVVTVPAYYNDNQRQAVREAGKLAGLYIERILNEPTSAALAYGYGRKLNQRVLVYDLGGGTFDASVLELNDNVYEVISTGGDTFLGGIDFDSAIVTYLLDEFQKTTGRAFQGDRVALQRINDAAERAKCALSERSEVRVHVAFVTMIDNKPCDLDVMLSRQKLVELTEGLVDRTLQVCEEVLRAKKVTPQDIDEVILVGGQSRFPLVHEKITKFFGKPPSKGVHPDEAVALGAALLAHSLGQLEGVVLIDVLPMAIGVGLPGGRFKAVMERNTSLPSTKSYTLATHRDGQTELELTVFQGDSDKAADNEYLGTLKLEGLPKLPRGAVQVNVTFEVSNESLLKVTAREASSGREVTSTFTTRDTPEAVKARLAQIEPETPPAPGPAAAARSAGHAGATATGPSAPVKVPMATAARPVLVRPASSAPVPSIPAVSVTVAPKQKGFMGWLKGLFGRA, encoded by the coding sequence TTGACGGATTCGAATCAGGGTGCGGTCGGGCTCGTCGTGAAGCTGCCCTTCGCGACGCCTGAGGAGTTCCTGGCGAAGTACGGCCCGAATGTGACCCGGGGTGGCATCTATCTGCGCGCACGCGCGGTGAAGCCACCGGGGACGGCCGTCACCTTGGATCTCAAGCTGGCGGGCGGGGAACGCATCATCTACGCGGCGGCCGTCGTTCACTACGTCACAGGTCAGGGCGGCCCGGGCGTGCTCGGCATGGGCCTGCGCTTCCTGAACGCGGATGCGCCCACCCGGCGGCTCCTGGATTCGCTGGTCGTCACCCTGCCCCACGCCCAGTCGGATGTTCCCCCGGTTCCTCCCAATGTAGGGCCGCCGGATTACACCGTCCCACCCACGGAGCAGACGCCCGTCGCCCTCGCCGCCGAGCTCTTCGCGCCGGCCCCCGTGCCAGGCAGTGCTTCAGCCGAGGCCCCTGCCGCGCCGCCGCAGATGATCTCCAACGCGGCGTTGAACCTCAGCTCGGAGGACCCGAAGCGCGCCGGTGTCGTCATCGGCATCGACCTGGGGACAACGAACTCGTGCGCGGCCTACGTCCGCAACGGCAAGCCGGGCGTGCTGCCCAGCCGCGAGGGCCACAACACGGTGCCCTCCATCATCGCCGTCAACACGCGCGGCAAGCTGGTGGTGGGCCACCCCGCCAAGGGGCAGATGCTCACCAATCCGCGCCAGACGGTGTACGGCGCCAAGCGGCTGGTGGGCCGGCCCTTCGCGTCCCTGGTGGTGGAGCAGATCAAGGACCGCTTCCACTATGAGATCGCCGCCAGTGAGAATGGCGACGCGGGCGTGAAGCTGGGCGAGCACGTCTACACGCTCCAACAGATCTCCGCGCTCATCCTCCGGGAGGTCCGGGAGGTGGCGCAGAACCAGCTGGGCCATCAGGTGTCCCGCGCGGTCGTCACCGTCCCCGCCTACTACAACGACAACCAGCGCCAGGCGGTGCGCGAGGCCGGGAAGCTGGCGGGCCTGTACATCGAGCGCATCCTCAACGAGCCCACCTCGGCGGCGCTGGCCTATGGCTACGGCCGCAAGCTGAACCAGCGCGTGCTCGTCTATGACCTGGGCGGTGGCACCTTCGACGCGTCGGTGCTGGAGCTGAACGACAACGTCTACGAGGTCATCTCCACCGGCGGCGACACGTTCCTGGGCGGCATCGACTTCGACTCCGCCATCGTCACGTACCTCCTGGACGAGTTCCAGAAGACCACGGGCCGCGCGTTCCAAGGGGACCGGGTGGCCCTGCAGCGCATCAACGACGCGGCCGAGCGCGCCAAGTGCGCGCTGTCGGAGCGCTCGGAGGTGCGGGTGCACGTCGCGTTCGTGACGATGATCGACAACAAGCCGTGCGACCTGGACGTCATGCTCTCGCGGCAGAAACTGGTAGAGCTGACGGAGGGGTTGGTGGATCGCACCCTCCAGGTCTGCGAGGAGGTCCTCCGAGCGAAGAAGGTGACGCCGCAGGACATCGACGAGGTCATCCTCGTCGGTGGGCAGAGCCGCTTCCCGCTGGTGCACGAGAAGATCACGAAGTTCTTCGGCAAGCCGCCCAGCAAGGGCGTGCACCCGGACGAGGCCGTGGCGCTGGGCGCGGCGCTGCTGGCGCACAGCCTGGGGCAGTTGGAAGGCGTGGTGCTCATCGACGTGCTGCCCATGGCCATTGGCGTGGGCCTGCCCGGTGGCCGCTTCAAGGCGGTGATGGAGCGCAACACGTCGCTGCCGTCCACCAAGAGCTACACCCTGGCCACGCACCGCGACGGCCAGACGGAGCTGGAGCTCACGGTGTTTCAGGGCGACTCCGACAAGGCCGCGGACAACGAGTACCTGGGCACGCTGAAGCTGGAGGGCCTGCCGAAGCTCCCGCGTGGCGCCGTGCAGGTGAACGTCACCTTCGAGGTCAGCAACGAGTCGCTGCTGAAGGTCACCGCGCGCGAGGCTTCGTCGGGCCGCGAGGTGACGAGCACCTTCACCACGCGCGACACCCCGGAGGCCGTGAAGGCGCGGCTGGCGCAGATCGAACCAGAGACGCCGCCGGCGCCCGGCCCGGCAGCCGCGGCACGGAGCGCGGGCCACGCGGGGGCCACGGCCACAGGGCCCTCCGCGCCGGTGAAGGTGCCCATGGCCACGGCCGCGCGGCCGGTGCTCGTTCGGCCCGCTTCGTCGGCTCCCGTGCCCTCGATTCCTGCTGTCAGTGTGACTGTTGCACCCAAGCAGAAGGGCTTTATGGGGTGGCTCAAGGGGTTGTTCGGAAGAGCCTGA